The nucleotide window CTCGCCGGTTCAGCATCAAAACAACCTGTTCTTGCCGGTCCAACCGCGTTTGAATGGCCGTTAGCAAGGGCTGCGAAAAGTCGCCCTCACTTCGTTGCTTGACCTCCTCACGCATATCGACGATGTGCACGGGCGGCAGCGGCCGGTCATTGACCCGTTTGGCCAACACTAGCCGCGTGTATAAACCCTTGGCAGCCCGGGCCCGCGTTTCCAAGGACGGGGTCGCGCTACCCAACACGACGGGGCACTGGTTGTACTGCCCCCGCCAGAGAGCAACGTCACGGGCGTGGTACCGCGGATTTTCATCCTGCTTATAACTACTTTCATGTTCCTCATCCATAATAATGATTCCTAGATTCTTGACGGGTGCAAACACAGCCGAACGCGCGCCCACAACCACGGTGGCTTCACCACTGTCGATACGGCGCCATTCATCATACTGTTCACCCTTAGACAAGCCACTGTGCAAGACAGCTACACGTTGGCCAAACCGAGCTTTCACTCGGTTGACCATCTGTGGCGTCAACGCAATTTCGGGGACCAACATTAATGCCGTGCGCCCTTGGTCCAGAGCGACGGCGATGCTTTGGAGATACACCTCCGTCTTCCCGCTACCGGTAACCCCTTCGACCAAGAAGTTTTGAACTTTCTGTTGGTCGATTGCCGTCGTAATCTGATCGACGGCTACCTGTTGCTCAGCGTTTAGTTTTAACGGTTGGGTCGGTTTCACCGGTTGATGAAATGGATCGCGGTAAACCTCAATCTGTTGCTTCGTGAGCCAACCTTTATCAGCGGCCGTGTTGATGACCGCTGCACTGACACCCGCCCGGTGCACGATTTGTGACTGTGCAATCGGGGTATCGCTGGTCATTGTCTGCAGATATGCCAATAAGTCAGCTTGTTTAGGCGCCTTCTTCGCAACTGTTGCTTGAATCTCCTGCAACTTAGAAACGGGTAACGCCGGCGTAATCCCAGTCGTGGTCTTAGCAGCTGCCCGGTCCTTGACCTGGTAGACCACCTCCACCTTGCCCGCACGTTGAAGCTTTAACAAGCCGGAGACGGTTTGATCATCGAGCTTGGCTGCGTCGAATTCACGGGGAGCGCCATCCGGAAAGTACGTGCCCATTTCAGTTGCCGTCAAGGCCGTCGTTGGCTGAATAAAGCGCTCAGTCTGAGCCTTCAGTAAGTTGGGTAACATGGTTTGAATGCAGGTGATTCGAAAAGCATAGGTTGTATCAGCCAGCCAATCGGCTAACTTTTGCAGTTCCGTGTTCAAGACAGGCGCTAAGTCGAGCACACTTTGAATGGACTTCAACTGCCCGTCAAAATTGGTAACGTCACTCAAACCCACGACTACGCCAGAAACTACCCGTTTACCGCGGCCAAAAGGAACCGTGACCCGCATGCCGACCTCAACCTGATGTTCAAGTTCGGCTGGGATGGCGTAGGAATAAGGGTCGTTCGTTTGCATGGTGGGAACGTCCACTAATACTTGGCCAATCTGGGCCATGGTGTGTCACCTCACTTTTTCACTAATAATTCCGCCAAGCGGTCCACCAGGGCCGTGGCAATGATGGCCTTGCTAGCCTTAGGCGTCTGATCCGTACTGCCATCTGGTGAAATGAAGGTGACTTGGTTGTCATCCCCGTTAAAACCAATGTCCTTACGGGAAACATCGTTAGCGGCCAGTAGGTCTAAGGACTTGCTGGCCAATTTTTTTTGACCATTAGTCAGCAAATTCTGCGTCTCAGCCGCAAAACCGATGGTGACTTGGTCGGGCCGCTTAATACCAGCAACTTGTTTTAAGATATCTGGTGTCTTCTTTAATTTTAAGATCAATTCGTCATTAGCTGGCGTCTTTTTGATTTTCTGATCAGCAGTCGTTTCAGGTTGAAAGTCTGCAACAGCCGCCGCCATGACTAGCGCATCTGCCTTAGGGAAACGTTCCAACACGGCGTTGGACAGGTCCGTGGTACTCTGAATCGGTACAACGGTCACCCCAGTCGGAGCCGTTAAGTTAGTCGGTGCGGTGATCAACGTCACCGTTGCCCCGGCTTGTCGAGCGGCATTAGCCACGGCATACCCCATTTTACCGGAAGAATCGTTGGTTAGGAAGCGAACAGGATCCAAACGTTCTCGCGTCCCGCCAGCCGTGACGATGACTGATTTACCAGCTAAGGTCGGTTCCCCAAACAGGGCCAAGCCATTAACTTGGGTCACAATATCGGCAGGCTCCAGGAACCGGCCTTGACCAGAATAT belongs to Levilactobacillus yonginensis and includes:
- the priA gene encoding primosomal protein N'; protein product: MAQIGQVLVDVPTMQTNDPYSYAIPAELEHQVEVGMRVTVPFGRGKRVVSGVVVGLSDVTNFDGQLKSIQSVLDLAPVLNTELQKLADWLADTTYAFRITCIQTMLPNLLKAQTERFIQPTTALTATEMGTYFPDGAPREFDAAKLDDQTVSGLLKLQRAGKVEVVYQVKDRAAAKTTTGITPALPVSKLQEIQATVAKKAPKQADLLAYLQTMTSDTPIAQSQIVHRAGVSAAVINTAADKGWLTKQQIEVYRDPFHQPVKPTQPLKLNAEQQVAVDQITTAIDQQKVQNFLVEGVTGSGKTEVYLQSIAVALDQGRTALMLVPEIALTPQMVNRVKARFGQRVAVLHSGLSKGEQYDEWRRIDSGEATVVVGARSAVFAPVKNLGIIIMDEEHESSYKQDENPRYHARDVALWRGQYNQCPVVLGSATPSLETRARAAKGLYTRLVLAKRVNDRPLPPVHIVDMREEVKQRSEGDFSQPLLTAIQTRLDRQEQVVLMLNRRGFSSFVMCRDCGFVLKCPNCDISLTLHMDTHTMKCHYCGHEEAIPHVCPNCHSRKIRYYGTGTQKVEQALQREFPSANILRMDVDSTRRKGAHERILQKFGKHEADILLGTQMIAKGLDFPNVTLVGVLNADTALGLPDFRASERTFQLLTQVSGRAGRASKPGEVFIQTFNPDHYAIQLAQQQDYERFFVTEMHMRHQGSYPPYYFAVQLTASHEEEAVAAKAMFQIVAALKKGLSPDAIILGPTPKAIARVKRKYYYQVVIKYKQEPQLKTVLEQIRQAAQVPARHGLSVTIDSEPMNFM
- the coaBC gene encoding bifunctional phosphopantothenoylcysteine decarboxylase/phosphopantothenate--cysteine ligase CoaBC, with the protein product MFEEKHITLTVGGSVASYKAATLARDLQRAGADVRVILTAAAAKFITAATFAALTKHAVLTEAGWWQADGNIDHIELADWTDLAIAAPASANLMAQLANGLADDAASATWLATAAPKVVVPAMNSHMWQAPATQRNYHQLQADGVHVLTPATGALAEGYSGQGRFLEPADIVTQVNGLALFGEPTLAGKSVIVTAGGTRERLDPVRFLTNDSSGKMGYAVANAARQAGATVTLITAPTNLTAPTGVTVVPIQSTTDLSNAVLERFPKADALVMAAAVADFQPETTADQKIKKTPANDELILKLKKTPDILKQVAGIKRPDQVTIGFAAETQNLLTNGQKKLASKSLDLLAANDVSRKDIGFNGDDNQVTFISPDGSTDQTPKASKAIIATALVDRLAELLVKK